The following coding sequences lie in one Musa acuminata AAA Group cultivar baxijiao chromosome BXJ3-1, Cavendish_Baxijiao_AAA, whole genome shotgun sequence genomic window:
- the LOC103994734 gene encoding uncharacterized protein LOC103994734 — protein sequence MAPSQRCHTRSISLPSELHPAALRVEEELHRLRSSMASSSSTPQMICDSLRGLGGLYESIEGLVRLRSNHQTLIHPLQRRRVEGELVASIRLLDLCSAVKDDLSTMKEHVRGIRSALRRRDGAVIANKVNDYVRFGRKADKEMKDRFRSLKRVMEDEDTPMAIWGLMEAEMIAISLLRLVFSFVSMQTGRLERSSWSFVSKALSKRKVASDEEQEAGSGVGRLEIFSWRASCKDGDGGRAVKAQSQLQRLEVSVEGLESGLESLFRELIRSRVALLDVLSS from the coding sequence ATGGCTCCAAGCCAGCGTTGCCACACCCGCTCCATCAGCCTGCCCTCAGAGCTTCACCCTGCTGCGCTCAGGGTGGAAGAAGAGCTGCACAGGTTGAGGTCTTCGATGGCTTCATCGTCTTCCACGCCGCAGATGATATGCGACAGCTTGAGAGGACTCGGAGGCCTGTACGAATCGATCGAGGGGCTCGTTCGCCTGAGAAGCAACCATCAAACCCTCATCCATCCACTGCAACGGAGACGCGTGGAAGGAGAACTGGTTGCGTCCATCAGACTGCTGGACCTGTGCAGCGCAGTGAAGGATGACTTGAGCACGATGAAGGAGCACGTCCGAGGGATTCGGTCGGCTCTCAGAAGGAGAGACGGTGCAGTGATCGCGAACAAGGTGAATGACTATGTCCGCTTCGGGAGGAAGGCAGACAAGGAGATGAAGGATCGCTTCAGATCATTGAAGCGGGTCATGGAGGACGAAGACACGCCGATGGCGATCTGGGGGTTGATGGAAGCGGAGATGATCGCCATTTCTCTACTGCGACTGGTGTTCTCCTTCGTGTCGATGCAAACGGGAAGGTTAGAGCGTAGCAGTTGGTCTTTTGTTTCGAAGGCATTGAGCAAGAGGAAGGTGGCATCCGATGAGGAGCAGGAGGCTGGAAGTGGAGTGGGAAGACTAGAAATCTTCTCATGGCGTGCTTCCTGCAAGGATGGTGATGGTGGGAGGGCAGTCAAGGCGCAAAGTCAACTGCAGAGGTTGGAGGTTAGCGTTGAAGGGCTGGAGAGCGGATTAGAATCCTTGTTCAGGGAGCTGATCCGAAGCAGAGTCGCTCTGCTCGACGTACTCAGCTCATAG
- the LOC103994721 gene encoding pentatricopeptide repeat-containing protein At2g17670, producing MGKLPPSLRSAKLPLPFHKPHPSPSPPSPSTPLSQSPSPPERSVFFRSPLKKPKKPSKTPRGTLNPSPPPPQQHVFRSPLLSDAISTFDALAASSPSSLDPTSLLQSFCNAGASPADALSFLRHISPSLAPGRAAFHVLLGHSCLHHSAPDPASVLDLMSDNGSPPDAASADLAVRALCSADRLDDACVLLRDRLASAADRFTYNFLVRRFARFRPISTVYALIKELRGVGLQPDVVTYTNLIDAVCRGRNLREATRLLGMLADAGFKPDCYVYNVIMKGYCMVDQYGEVMEVYNRMKDEGIEPDLVTYNTLVYGLSKAGMLTQAKKFLNVMADMGHFPDVVTYTSLMGGMCRKGDALGALKLLEEMEEKGCNPNECTYNTLLMGLCKAKCLDKGMQLYQEMIAKAMKLENATYATFVRALCRANKIAEAYEVFDYAIDSKSLTDVTAYMALENSLKWLNKAKV from the exons ATGGGGAAGCTGCCTCCTTCCCTGCGCTCTGCCAAATTACCCCTCCCCTTCCACAAACCtcacccttccccttcccctccgTCACCTTCTACTCCTCTTTCCCAGTCTCCATCCCCGCCAGAACGTTCCGTCTTCTTCAGGTCTCCCCTCAAGAAACCCAAGAAGCCCTCCAAAACCCCCAGGGGAACCCTCAACCCCTCTCCCCCGCCCCCACAGCAGCATGTCTTCCGGTCCCCCCTCCTTTCCGACGCCATCTCCACCTTCGACGCCCTCGCTGCCTCCTCCCCTTCCTCACTCGACCCCACCTCCCTCCTCCAGTCCTTCTGCAACGCCGGCGCCTCCCCCGCCGACGCCCTCTCCTTCCTCCGCCACATCTCCCCCTCCCTCGCCCCTGGCCGCGCCGCCTTCCACGTCCTTCTCGGCCACTCCTGCCTCCACCACTCCGCCCCCGACCCGGCCTCCGTCCTCGACCTCATGTCCGACAATGGATCGCCCCCGGACGCTGCCTCCGCTGACCTCGCCGTCCGTGCCCTCTGCTCCGCCGACCGCCTCGATGATGCCTGCGTTCTCCTCCGCGACCGCCTTGCCTCCGCCGCCGACCGGTTCACCTACAACTTCCTCGTCCGCCGCTTCGCCCGCTTCCGCCCCATCTCCACCGTCTACGCACTCATCAAAGAACTCCGCGGCGTTGGACTTCAGCCCGACGTCGTCACCTATACCAACCTCATCGACGCTGTCTGCCGCGGCCGGAACCTCCGCGAGGCAACGCGGCTCCTCGGCATGCTCGCCGACGCTGGCTTCAAACCGGACTGTTACGTGTACAACGTCATCATGAAGGGCTACTGCATGGTGGATCAGTACGGGGAGGTGATGGAGGTCTACAACAGGATGAAGGACGAGGGCATCGAGCCTGACCTAGTGACCTATAACACCCTCGTGTATGGGCTTTCCAAGGCTGGGATGCTCACACAGGCAAAGAAGTTCTTGAATGTGATGGCAGACATGGGGCATTTCCCAGACGTGGTCACGTACACCTCGCTCATGGGCGGGATGTGCAGGAAAGGAGATGCCCTGGGGGCGCTCAAGCTTCTGGAGGAGATGGAGGAGAAGGGGTGCAACCCGAATGAGTGCACCTACAACACGTTGCTTATGGGGCTTTGCAAGGCTAAGTGTTTGGACAAGGGGATGCAGCTGTATCAGGAGATGATTGCTAAGGCTATGAAGCTGGAGAATGCAACCTATGCAACGTTTGTGAGGGCACTGTGTCGTGCGAACAAGATTGCAGAGGCGTATGAGGTGTTTGATTATGCAATTGATAGCAAGAGTTTAACAGATGTAACAGCATACATGGCATTGGAAAACTCACTCAAGTGGCTGAATAAGGCAAAAGT GTGA
- the LOC135628879 gene encoding protein ALTERED PHOSPHATE STARVATION RESPONSE 1-like, which translates to MGCGGSKLEEAAAVAHCRERSQLLADAIHYRYALADAHAAYARSLRSVGDAIQGFIYPGLPSASPVLPLPAQRKGDPLPPPAAAASVPSAAVRGHSRSDSGSHIQFHPTDSDDDSLLHSDGASPIHHLHADDAPVGPTYVNLNYARNRPAESSVSYEQPPQSSEPIRLGSVDEQPHVAYPYYGYPYPPQNSNLDPYPSYPYMSYGDGMQRGFLGSSSRPPNIRPPAVADGASSTSREPPPPPAPQASTWDFLNPFDSWDNYYPPYTPSRSSRELREEEGIPDLEDEDHEVVKEAYGDPKFLASTSPAVIGEDTVKALNGSKEGVVGSVGEDPHRQSRSIEAGRSSEHEVLVVEKSVVTQPAERRGAVGFPVSRSYQDVFEVVQEIKTQFDRASESANQVSKMLEVGKVLYHQKNSPYKVSARMICGLPLLATYDNEDLLVFEEDKAMGCGNLSSTLQKLYNWERKLLEEVMAEEKMRTLYEQNRERLRHLSERGAEAEKVEAVETSNRKLSTKIRIAIQVVGTISSKISQLRDEELWPQVRELIDGFMGMWKVMWECHRIQCQAISEAKDLDSIVSGVKHGDPRMDAVKQLEFKMVDWITNFSVWVTVQRSYVKSLNGWLVKGMHYVPEVTDDGVVPFSPGRLGAPPVFVICNYWSQSVDRISKRDVVDAVHAFADNVFNIWQQHKVEQQQRLSANRDMDSKLRSMEKEEQQMLKQKRKLMLISSENGVSISEHVVQQGSTVNSLQLSLKQVFDAMENFTADSMKTYEVLHKRSEEEKQRFTRENEIVS; encoded by the exons ATGGGCTGCGGGGGCTCCAAACTGGAGGAGGCGGCCGCCGTGGCGCACTGCCGCGAGCGCTCGCAGCTCCTCGCCGACGCTATCCACTATCGCTACGCTCTCGCGGACGCCCACGCCGCCTACGCCCGGTCCCTCCGCTCCGTCGGCGACGCCATCCAGGGGTTCATCTACCCTGGGCTCCCCTCGGCGTCGCCGGTCCTCCCCCTCCCCGCCCAGCGGAAGGGCGACCCTCTCCCGCCTCCCGCGGCTGCCGCCTCCGTCCCCTCCGCTGCCGTCCGTGGCCACTCCCGTTCTGACTCCGGCTCGCACATCCAATTCCACCCCACTGATTCCGACGATGATTCGCTCCTCCACTCCGATGGTGCGTCCCCGATTCACCATCTTCATGCCGATGATGCTCCCGTTGGGCCGACCTACGTCAACCTTAACTACGCTCGGAACCGCCCGGCGGAGTCTTCCGTCTCCTACGAGCAGCCGCCACAGAGTTCCGAGCCAATACGCCTCGGCTCCGTCGATGAACAACCTCACGTGGCTTACCCTTACTATGGCTACCCGTATCCCCCTCAAAACTCGAACCTTGACCCTTATCCTTCTTACCCGTATATGAGCTACGGCGATGGCATGCAGAGAGGATTCCTTGGTTCCTCTTCACGGCCTCCAAACATTCGACCACCAGCCGTCGCAGATGGTGCGAGTTCTACTTCTCGGGAGCCTCCACCGCCGCCTGCGCCTCAGGCTTCGACATGGGACTTCCTAAATCCGTTCGACTCGTGGGATAATTATTATCCTCCATATACCCCAAGCCGAAGCTCGAGGGAGTTAAGAGAGGAGGAAGGGATCCCTGATCTGGAAGATGAAGACCATGAGGTCGTCAAGGAAGCCTATGGCGACCCAAAGTTTTTAGCTTCTACATCGCCTGCTGTGATTGGGGAGGATACAGTGAAGGCTCTTAATGGGTCGAAGGAGGGTGTTGTCGGCAGTGTTGGGGAGGATCCCCATCGACAATCGAGGTCAATTGAGGCAGGGAGAAGCTCCGAGCATGAGGTTCTTGTGGTGGAGAAGAGCGTGGTGACTCAACCAGCAGAACGACGCGGTGCAGTGGGCTTTCCAGTGTCTCGGAGTTATCAAGATGTTTTCGAGGTTGTGCAGGAGATAAAGACCCAGTTCGATAGGGCGTCTGAGTCGGCCAATCAGGTGTCTAAAATGCTTGAAGTGGGAAAGGTTCTATATCACCAGAAGAATTCTCCTTATAAAG TTTCTGCCAGGATGATATGTGGGTTGCCTCTTCTAGCGACCTATGACAATGAAGATCTTTTAGTATTTGAGGAGGATAAGGCGATGGGCTGTGGTAATCTTTCATCAACTTTGCAGAAGCTATACAATTGGGAAAGAAAGCTTCTTGAGGAAGTCATG GCTGAGGAAAAGATGAGGACACTATATGAACAAAATCGTGAGCGCCTGAGACACTTGAGCGAGAGGGGTGCAGAGGCTGAAAAAGTTGAGGCGGTGGAAACTTCTAACAGGAAGCTATCTACAAAGATAAGAATAGCCATTCAGGTTGTGGGCACAATTTCTAGTAAAATCAGTCAGCTGAGGGATGAAGAATTATGGCCACAAGTTCGTGAACTTATTGATGG ATTTATGGGAATGTGGAAAGTTATGTGGGAATGCCATCGTATTCAGTGTCAAGCCATATCTGAGGCTAAAGATCTAGATTCTATTGTTTCTGGAGTGAAGCATGGTGATCCTCGTATGGATGCAGTAAAGCAGTTAGAGTTCAAGATGGTGGATTGGATTACTAATTTCTCTGTTTGGGTCACTGTTCAAAGGAGCTACGTCAAATCCTTGAATGGCTGGCTTGTGAAAGGTATGCATTATGTGCCTGAAGTTACAGATGATGGAGTTGTTCCGTTTTCTCCAGGGAGATTAGGTGCACCTCCTGTATTTGTCATTTGCAATTACTGGTCTCAAAGTGTGGATAGGATATCCAAAAGGGATGTTGTGGATGCCGTGCATGCTTTTGCTGACAATGTTTTCAACATCTGGCAACAGCACAAAGTTGAGCAGCAGCAAAGGTTGTCGGCCAATAGAGATATGGATAGCAAGCTAAGGTCAATGGAAAAGGAGGAACAACAAATGCTCAAGCAGAAAAGGAAATTAATGTTAATTTCCAGTGAGAATGGAGTATCAATATCTGAACATGTAGTGCAGCAGGGTTCCACCGTGAATAGCCTGCAGTTAAGTTTAAAGCAGGTCTTTGATGCTATGGAAAATTTTACTGCTGATTCCATGAAAACTTATGAGGTACTCCACAAACGTTCCGAAGAAGAGAAACAGCGGTTTACCAGAGAGAATGAAATTGTTTCATAG
- the LOC135628383 gene encoding uncharacterized protein LOC135628383: MVVAFRGSISLPGSPNPSEENKPRHARSTSLPSLSHPAVSHLHGQICALRSWPLQPDGRHSPPPAGEWIVAGFTGIGRLHDALHDLLRLPLARDRLRPAPWADRLLDAFLRLADAHGSFRSAALGLRQHLSEARAATRRHDPGRLSSALRAHRRAEKALARLASAAKDIARHPPLAPGLPADEAEIADILREAVAATATASAAVFAGVTAVSSAAETAAASALKGSSTVGTLMRLSSTTKKAAWESERETAALERLEEAKECIEGLEKGSERVLRSLMNNRVSLLNILSPSL, encoded by the coding sequence ATGGTCGTTGCATTCCGCGGCTCCATCTCCCTCCCGGGCAGCCCGAACCCCAGCGAGGAGAACAAGCCCCGCCACGCCCGCTCCActagcctcccctccctctcccaccccgccgtctcgcacctgcacggcCAGATCTGCGCCCTACGATCCTGGCCACTGCAGCCCGACGGCCGCCACTCTCCGCCCCCCGCTGGGGAATGGATCGTCGCTGGATTTACCGGCATCGGCCGACTCCATGATGCCCTCCACGACTTACTCCGCCTCCCCCTGGCCAGGGACCGGCTCCGCCCCGCCCCCTGGGCCGACCGGCTCCTCGACGCATTCCTCCGCCTCGCTGACGCGCACGGGTCCTTCCGCTCCGCCGCCCTCGGACTCAGGCAGCACCTGTCCGAGGCCCGCGCGGCAACCCGGCGCCACGACCCGGGCCGGCTCTCGTCCGCCCTCCGGGCCCATCGCCGCGCCGAGAAGGCGCTCGCCCGGCTCGCCTCCGCCGCCAAGGACATCGCCAGGCATCCCCCGCTCGCCCCAGGGCTGCCGGCGGACGAGGCGGAGATCGCAGACATCTTGAGGGAGGCCGTGGCGGCGACCGCGACGGCCTCCGCGGCGGTGTTCGCGGGGGTCACGGCGGTGTCCTCGGCTGCAGAAACGGCGGCAGCTTCGGCGTTAAAGGGATCGTCGACGGTAGGGACGCTAATGAGGCTGTCGTCGACGACGAAGAAGGCTGCGTGGGAGTCAGAACGAGAGACTGCGGCATTAGAGAGGTTAGAGGAGGCGAAAGAGTGTATCGAGGGATTGGAGAAGGGAAGCGAACGAGTGCTTAGGAGCTTGATGAACAATAGGGTTTCACTTCTTAACATTCTCAGTCCGTCCTTGTAG